A single Sulfurimonas aquatica DNA region contains:
- a CDS encoding FixH family protein, which produces MKTLTKILLILFMGVTLIHASAFTKEAKYKKTKIVLSSQKPLSVGTNTLTLHITKKSKVIKNAKVSIKAFMPAMPGMPAMEYETDTKELKDGVYEGKVQLSMHGTWQIHIFITPQSGKKSRVKSSLTF; this is translated from the coding sequence ATGAAAACTTTAACAAAAATCTTACTCATACTATTTATGGGAGTCACTCTAATCCATGCTTCAGCGTTTACAAAAGAAGCTAAGTATAAAAAGACAAAGATAGTACTAAGCTCTCAAAAGCCCTTAAGTGTTGGAACAAATACCCTAACATTACATATTACGAAAAAATCAAAAGTTATTAAGAACGCTAAAGTCTCCATCAAAGCCTTTATGCCTGCTATGCCAGGAATGCCTGCGATGGAGTATGAAACAGATACTAAAGAGCTTAAAGATGGTGTTTATGAAGGAAAAGTACAACTCTCTATGCATGGGACATGGCAAATCCATATTTTTATAACTCCCCAGAGTGGCAAAAAATCAAGAGTAAAAAGCTCTCTTACCTTTTAA
- a CDS encoding GMC family oxidoreductase yields MKYDVCIIGSGAGGSPIAYELSNAGYKVVVLEKGENYTEEDFSKDELAVSRRDMFTPPLNEQKHIINEYSNSSDFTRYDGAKAGWSFWNGSMVGGSSNLMSGYFHRMKPRDFKLLSSYGKIQGANIVDWAISYEDLEPYYTKVEEVIGVSGRVVKHKHQEPRSTEDFPQKELATNGATKWFDKACDVLGFESIPTPRAVLSGDSLKRHGCYYSNFCGSYGCASGAKGSARAALLQKCDVKIITDAFVYKLKSTQERVTKAYYYTQHGFSHAVKAKIFILSAQAIESSRLLLNSKNQFFPNGLANSSGEVGKNLIFSAGGSGSGRFNFENLTKEQQSELMQPGLFFNRSLQDWYDYNDGCRIYKGGTIDFLFEHQNIISRASRELYDDEGNIMWGEKLADKLHSRLTTSRVLTFEVFNDWLPTDNCFVGVDEKEVDKYGVPVGVINLYGHPHDLAVGEHLAKKAVKVLEEMGAEEIDYSISASPPPNLVAGGCRFGDDAKTSVLDRNCKAHDLENLYVSDASFMPTGGSVPYTWTIYANSFRVADEIKKELAKLS; encoded by the coding sequence ACTGAAGAGGATTTTTCTAAAGATGAGTTGGCAGTCTCTCGTAGAGATATGTTTACTCCACCATTAAATGAGCAAAAGCACATTATCAACGAATATAGTAATTCCAGTGACTTTACAAGGTATGATGGGGCTAAAGCTGGATGGAGTTTTTGGAATGGCTCTATGGTTGGAGGCTCATCAAACCTTATGAGTGGCTACTTTCATAGAATGAAACCTAGAGACTTTAAACTCCTCTCCTCTTATGGGAAGATACAAGGGGCAAACATTGTTGATTGGGCTATCAGTTATGAGGATCTAGAACCTTACTATACTAAAGTAGAAGAGGTCATAGGGGTAAGTGGCAGAGTTGTAAAACACAAACATCAAGAGCCGCGTTCAACTGAGGATTTTCCACAAAAAGAACTCGCTACCAATGGTGCTACAAAATGGTTTGATAAGGCTTGTGACGTATTGGGCTTTGAGAGCATTCCCACTCCTCGTGCAGTACTATCAGGTGACTCTCTTAAACGCCATGGATGCTACTACTCAAACTTTTGTGGAAGTTATGGGTGTGCGAGCGGGGCAAAAGGGAGTGCAAGAGCGGCACTTCTTCAAAAGTGTGATGTGAAGATTATAACAGATGCTTTTGTTTATAAGTTAAAAAGTACACAAGAGAGAGTGACTAAGGCATACTATTATACTCAGCATGGGTTTTCTCATGCTGTTAAAGCAAAGATATTTATTCTTAGTGCTCAAGCGATAGAGAGCTCGCGTTTACTACTAAATTCAAAAAATCAATTTTTTCCTAATGGTTTAGCAAATTCGAGTGGTGAAGTTGGTAAAAACCTTATTTTCTCAGCAGGAGGAAGTGGAAGTGGTAGGTTTAATTTTGAGAACTTAACAAAAGAGCAGCAGTCTGAGCTAATGCAACCGGGACTCTTTTTTAACCGGTCGCTTCAAGATTGGTATGATTATAATGATGGATGTCGAATATATAAGGGTGGGACTATAGACTTTCTCTTTGAGCATCAAAACATCATCTCACGAGCAAGCAGAGAGCTGTATGACGATGAGGGAAATATCATGTGGGGAGAAAAACTTGCAGACAAGCTCCATAGTCGTCTTACCACCTCTAGAGTGCTAACCTTTGAAGTTTTTAATGATTGGTTGCCAACTGACAACTGTTTTGTAGGTGTAGATGAAAAAGAAGTTGATAAGTATGGCGTGCCAGTTGGCGTTATAAACCTCTATGGACATCCTCATGACTTAGCGGTAGGGGAGCATTTGGCTAAAAAAGCCGTTAAGGTTCTAGAAGAGATGGGGGCCGAGGAGATAGACTACTCCATCTCAGCATCTCCTCCACCGAACCTTGTAGCAGGTGGATGTAGGTTTGGTGATGATGCTAAAACATCCGTTCTAGATAGAAACTGTAAGGCACACGACTTAGAAAACCTCTATGTAAGTGACGCTTCATTTATGCCAACAGGGGGGAGCGTACCATACACATGGACCATATACGCCAACTCATTTAGAGTGGCAGATGAGATTAAAAAAGAGTTAGCGAAGCTCTCTTAA